GGATCAAACCgaacatacactctaagggagtcCCCGATGAAATCTGCAAAAAAAAggattgttggacaagtggcctcagttatcttaagaagggggggttgaattaagattttacaaactatttccccaattagaaaattctactttgattttaatgcaagttccaagttcccttaaagatgaatttctaaatgatgattcaaattaaacaatctGAATGTAAATGttaagcaacaataaataaaagagtttaaggaaagagaaagtgcaaacacaatttttatactggttcggcaaagtccGTTGCCTATGTCTAGTCCCCAAGAAACCTGCTTGAGAGATTCACTATCTCGCAAATCCTTTACACTTtctgaaacacacaaggacaacccttcctttgtgttcagatgctttacaacatgAGACTCTTAGTCTCTTAGCCCTTTgattagaaagagaagaagaagatgatgatctctcttgaaagagatagatgtttacaatgaagcactcaattccttattgaataacacaagtatttggccaaggaatgttggatgataagatatttttgtttgagaggATTATGCCTTTTGAGAACAGGGAAAACTCTCTTAAacatttgagaggataagactttttgggcaatcaaaaactctcttaatcttttgagaggataagacattttaggCAATGAAAAACTCtcataatcttttgagaggataagacattttgaacaagcaaaactctcCACCAATTTCGTTCCCAAGTCACtaatttataggcctttgatagcctttcaaaattcaaatgaaaagttgtgattgttgggaatatttttcaaaactactcactggtaatcgattacaatcaatcttggtgtaatcgattacacaattatttttcttgaacagttgtaactcttaatttaaaatttgaatttccaacattcacagtctctggtaatcgattacaagatttgtgtaatcgattacatattttaaaaattcttttaaaatcatCTGAAGGCAATCTGTAGCTGTTTtaaacatatggtaatcgattacaatgatttggtaattgattacatgttttaaaaaaacctttgaaaaatacttaaaatgtttttcaaaaagcttttgtaccattggtaatcgattatagactatggtaatcgattaccagagaaaaatctttaaaataaaaagttttgaaagaaaatccTCTTGGCCAAACATTTGTGCTTTCAAATCTAACTTGTAAATCTTGGATTGCTTGATGTTTACTTGAATCATCCATGAAGacattcttgaaatcaaaatcTTCTTGAGTTGTCTTGGATATGCTTGATtgttggcatcatcaaaatcttcttgaagccttgcttctacaaggatgaggttgcatgagttatcatatctttaaaaaaaacagtcaatctgtgttttccacaaaaagaaaaaaatcaaatcgaatcaaaatcacaaaaataggaaagaatgtcatgaacattgtacaataaGTGCAtagatgagaggccctctcaaagagtcaacattgtgctttctcataaggttaaagccctttggtacttgtacctattggctcgccttcataggactcaaagtcctcacttttatctttcataggactcaaattcCTCACCTTTATCATTCATGGGACTCAAGTCCACgcaattataatttcaaaaactaTCACAACCAtctttgccatccagagacaagcaagtatgatggcacacagagacaaattatggtcatccacaccctttttgtcatccagagataagaaagtccgatggcacgtagagacaaatcatggtcatccgcatcctttgccatccagagacaagcgagcccgatggcacgcagagacaaattatggtcatccgtaCCCTTTTCGCCATCCAAAGACAAGCAAGTCCGATGGCAGGCGAAGAcaaatcatggtcatccgcacctgTTCTATCCAAAGACAAGcgagtctgatggcacgcagagacaaatcatggtcatccgcacctttGCCATCTAGAGACAAGCGAGTCCGATGCTACGCAGAGACGAATCATGGTCATCCGCATCTTTGCcatccaaagacaatcaagtccgatggcacaaagagacaaattatggtcattcacacccttttcgccatccagagacaagcGAGTCCAATGGCACGCGAAGAcaaatcatggtcatccgcacctttTCCATCCAGAGACAAGTGAGTCCGATGGCACGCTGAGACAAATCATGGTCATCCACACCCTTTGCTATCTAGAGACAgtcaagtccgatggcatgcaaAGACCATCATAATCATTTGCACCCTTTACCATCTAGAGACAATCGAGTACAATGCCAcatggagacaaattatggtcatctgctcctttTCGAAGACCTCAGGGTCCTTCGATTGAGACTATTGAAGTCTCCCCTATCAACCAGAGACAAGCGAGTTCGTTGGCATGCGGAGACCATCATGGTCATTCGCTTTATTGTTTTCCGAGACTATTGCAATCTCCCtctgtcatccagagacaatcaagtccgatggcaggCAGAGACCATCATGGTCATCCATTTTCATTGCTTTGTAGTCTTCGTCGTtatctagagacaatcaagttcgatGGCATGTGGAGACCATCATGGTCATCATTTACAtttgaagatgacaatgtcttcagtcattgcatgccttcaaaaggcaaCAATGTGCTCATCatacatttcaaagacgacaatgtctttagtcattgtatgccttcaaaaggcgacaatatCCTAatctacatttcgaagacgacaatgtcttcagtcattgcatgccttcaaaaggcgataATGACCATCATTTGCTTTTGAAGACgataatgtcttcagtcattgcatggcttcaaaaggcgacaatgtcctcATCTATATTTTGAaaacgacaatgtcttcattcattgcatgccttcaaaaggcgacaatgaccatcatttgcatttcaaagacgacaatgtctttagtctttgCATGCCTTGAAAAGGCGACAATATCCTCatctacatttcgaagacgacaatgtcttcagtcattgcatgccttcaaaaagTGACAAtgaccttcatttacatttcgaagacgacaatgtcttcagtcattgcatgctttcaaaaggcaacAATGACCTTCattttacatttcgaagatgacaatgtcttcagtcattgcattccttcaaaggcgacaatgaccatcattttcatttcgaagacaacaatgtcttcagtcattgcatgccttcaaaaggcaacaattccatcatttacatttcgaagaagacaatgtcttcacctcaaaaacttcaatatcttttGTCCCTGTGCTTCATAGGACTCGATGTCCTCTATTTCTAtgctttttaaataatatatatatatatatatatatatatatatatatatatatatatatatatatatatacatatatatatatatatataaaaaaaaataaaaatgaaaacagaataaAACGAGAAAAGGAggaacttcaatgtcttcatgctTTCACGGGTTTTACTGCTTGGACTTCTGCTAGTGGCCGATTGGATGGTGGGATCCCTTGAACGAAATTAGTctctttatctttactttccttttatttccaataaaagataagtaaagaggggaaactttcataccctaatttcgtctggggatgatcatttgcaaacatttggattcttTCCAGCagaattgagctgcttaacaccaaTTGCCAAGCATTCTGAAGGGTTTTGTGACGTTCCGGAAGGAAATGTGCAACATATTCAAAAGAGGGGCAACATGGTCATTTTGGGGACATTTTCTAGCCCCTGGTCCCATTAGAAAACTTAaaggtgaagtaaccagctcgtctggtgttagtcgatgaatacgactaacttttgtgtataaaacctgtgtataatgtatcaaactttcccaatttatggttgttttgtaatactataagtactttttgttaaatataggtaatagataacttatgcttttgttttgtgcgtttaataatcaatttctctcaatttcaggttaaataggcaactttagcaaagtgttgtttttcactctttcgctaagccaagttgttggcttagcgagaatttgctaagcgcaaccttcagtggctaagcgcgaggaagcaTCCAAAAGTGAGATGTcaagttcgctaagcgcaccgctccaggtcatcaagcgcaccgcttcagctcatctgctaagccaaaatccacttatgcgTGCTAAGCGATCCAGatctgcgctaagcgcacgagcacgaacaagaccacctatttaagcttgaaattaGATTTGCAAGGGGATTTTGACACTTTTCTTGAGAAGCTCTGCATGCACAaaggttctagagagagaaaggtccaagctCCAGAGAGttatgagagattttgctgtgtgaagatctgcaaagACGTGAGTTTGAAGCGGAagccgttctgagagcttgagatgagtttgtgagtggttgtgagatcctagaggtgaaggagacatccttaccacttgtgtttttgaagtctttcatcttgttcttctctttgttgtaaaggaggtttctggacaatggaaagctaaatcctttaTTATTCAAGTTTGTATAGTGTTGATTTTTCACCCTTTCGTAAAGGAGGTTTCCgctgagcgcaacactcctcAGATGagcacgaggaagaatctggaagaaggatgagttgtgcatgttcgctgagcgaagggtcatcccgctaagcgcaccacttcagTCCATTCACTGAGCGAGAAAATCCCGCACTAAgtcaaaattcactaatgcgcgctaagcggttcagaattgcactaagcgcatgggcacgaacaaagccacctatttaagcctgaaatcatattttggagaggagtttggccttttcttgaagcttctacatgtctagagagttctagagagagaaaggtccaagttccagagagtttgagagattttgttgtgtgaagatctgcaaagACTAGAGTTAGAAGAGGAAGCCGTCctaagagcttgagatgagtttgtgagtgatagTGAGgtcttagaggtggaggagacatccccactacttgtatttctgcaatctttcatctttctcttctctttgttgtaaaggaagagttatggaaagctaaatcctctgttggatcttccttgtaggtacttgatgtaaatatctttttatctatctaatgatgttttgtgtattCTCTGTGCTATAAGTATTTCATTCTAgtatgcttttaccttgatcacgtagatgcatgctttgttaaggtcattcaacagtggaaactggtttgattcttagaacttatAGGGTAGGGCTAGTTTTtcgtactatcacgagggatcagggtacgataacctagttgttgtatgtttgtcttaatgcgatcctggccgagtttagtccaacaagaggaatctgcggacgatgcttgatcaggattagactagactatcatgaggaatcggggtttagcattttaggagacaccataaacgcataagcattgttaagtagagaatatccttttaacatcaggcacctattaggaagaccagcGTGTCGTCtatttgtctttacacatcattactcacgtgattttccttttaatagttaggttacacacctgttcataATAAAcatatctcttttcacactagacacctattcactgaaatagctttaccaagtaacacaagttccccgagagttcgatactcggttcttaccgttttatactacttgtgcgatccggtgcacttgccggaagcgaacAACAATACAATTGGTTCCATGCGGTTCAATTCGAGCAAATTCATCGATTTAGTCTGGTTTATGATTAAGTTGATGATGTGGCATCAAATTGATAACATAAACAATCAAATAACCAAACTGACCCAGTTACGTGCCTGATTTTAGGTCCAATTGGTCGAACGGAGTCGAGTTTAATAACATTGATCTCTTAGCAcaatagaagttttttttttgtgagtgGTGTGTAAGGGTCCCACCAcattttcctctcttttcccacttttcttcttttgcaaGCAACCTTCAAATTAATTCTCTCACTTTTTTCCTTAATCTCTAGAAACCATGGTTTTAAAACATGGCTTGGCCTCACCGATCAGATTAGGAAAAGAGCACAAGGCCAATACTTTCGATCAGACAAGCAAATGACCCTATTACATGTCAGCAAACCAGTATCAACTCAGGTTAAAACATGAAACTTGGTGTTGGTCCCATCGGTTATTTATTGTcaaatgttgttgaagtttgGGCACATGACCCAAAGTGTTGAACTTGTTACTTTTCATGTGATCCAAGAAAGTGTTGTGCCATTGTCACACACACTGTCCAAGGTTGTACAATGTTGTCCACACATTTAAGGAGCACAACATGCGAGCATAGctttaacaaaaatttaaaatacttattttaagaaaatacaacCAAAATGGTCTATCAAATTTAACTAGTTACTTAATATCTCAACTGAGTGAATTGCTTATATGAGCTTTAAAACTATATTATGATAGAAGCAAACAATATGTAATAGTATGACTAGGATACTAGTAATTTATAGtgttaactatttttattttattttaataacttatcAATGATATTATCTCATGAACATAAAATTAGAAGTCTTATAGAAATAGCAGAATCACGTGTGCCTTACGCGCCAGAATTGAACTGGATTTTTTTGGTATTCCCTTGACACCTTACCTTAATTAACCTTTAATGCTTTATCGTACACCCTtggaagaaaagaagagaaatatattaagaaaaggAAATTGAAGAAATAATGCTTCGATCCATTTCCATAATCTGAACCACTGAAAGTCAACGCCTTCGGTAGTGGTCCCACTGCTTTTTTATTTGCTTGGTTTGTTGGTTAGTGCTCTCTCCGCGTGTTCATCTCATTGACCGCGTCACCATCGGCGCACATTTTGCTATCTTGCGCCCTCCTTTTCACATGTTGGTTTTAATTACTTGTGCTCGACCCTACTTTATCGCCCTGAGCTCTCCCTCATAAATTTCTGATCTGTCccaatttcttttcttctcctaAAAAAATAGAGTCTAGTTTTAAAAATAGGTCTGGTGACTAACTCTGTCATGGTACTAGATTATCGGATTATTGGTTAAATCGATAAATCACTAATTGACCTATATAATCTCatcagtaataaaaaaatataaatattttatattcgtcttaaagcatttaaaaataacatcacaaattaatataatttcataacaAAGATAATTAGATaccaaaatgttaaaaaaaatatcattgtccAAGTTCTAAACAAATAAGTAATAAAGATCACAAACATAAATCGATAGTTAAATAAGTTCAAGTTCAACATATGTTCCTAAATAAGTTCATATTTTTCCAGTACAACATCTAGTTTAACAATGATAATTATCTTGCTCACAACAAATTAGACAAACCAAAACATTAGTTAACCCCTCATATGAAAAGAAATTTAGCTTATAACAAGGTGGCGACAGCATGAAGCCACATCGagaggaaggaaggaaaggttGGTTGTTGGCAAGTGACAGCGCAAAGGGTGAGATTATGAGAGACCGAGAGCGAGACTGTGAGAGACCAAGAGTGAGACTGCGAGCAAGAGGAAGGAATGAGACTGCGAGCGGAGACGTAGAAGGTGATGACAACACAATGCcacaatgaaagaaaagaatgagAGGTTGGTGAGCGGAGCGATGACATAGAGTGACTGAGTGAGACTGCGAGAGGAGGAAAGGATAGGCCGATAaggtttctaaaattaaaatgggtTCAAATTGAAACTACGTCATTTCaactaaaacaagaaaaaaaatagtataaaggGACCCGATCTAGGTCAATGGGTTACTGACTTGACCGCAAACCCATTCGAGTCACTCTAGGTAAAAAAATACACCCGATCAAACATGCGACTCAACTTATCCAACCACTCTGTGTCACAATTTGACTGATCAGGCCGCTCGGGTCGATCTGAGTCTTAAAACTTTGATATGGAGCATTAGAGCAAATatattcattatttaaaaagactattttttcattttttttttgttttagttgtcaaaaaaaacttttttgtttagaataactactttaaaaggttaaaatattaattctcttacattttaattttattaaaaagtacACATGATAATGCAATTATTTTAGTTGAAGTTAatgatctaataattttttaataatatatattttatacgtTCATTGAATTAAAATCATGTTAAATAAGTGTAAATTGACACAAATTACAAATACTAATTTCATGTTATGAGTAATCAAACAAACATGTATTAAACTTGGCAAGACACTTAAACATCaactttatcaaaattaaatcctATAAGTATTTAACcatttttggttttggggttatTTGATTACAAATATTTTCTAACTCACTAGATCAAAAATAAATcgtatatgcaaaaaaaaatttacatattaaaaatcaaattctttcACTAAGTATATTATTCTCTCATTTTGTGAACACAACAAGAAGTTCCACCGCTATGCTGACCCATTGGATTATAGAtgcaataattttgatttttatgtttggaCAAACAATAATTATTAACATAATTCCAACTTGTTCTAGCAAAAAATTTGTCGTCTTAAAATCACCACCCTTGACCACAAGGATAGGTTGGGCAGCATTGTATTGTATGATTGCTTTTAGCATAGAGGAGAGAATAATAAAAAGAGGGGATTTGGTGAGAATCGCAAAACTGCACCCTCCCGTGTCTGTCTGTCTCTGACTCCACTCCCACCTTCGCCTGCGTCACTCACTCTACCTTTCTTTCACTTCCTTATCATATCATTATTCTCTTCCAATTCCTCAACGCGcactttctctcttctctccgcATCTccaactctctctctcacacacgcactctgaaacaaaaaaatagaaatagaaaaaaaaaacaaaagttaaaaaaaaaggttagttATTCTTCTTCAACCACGCCATGGAGGGTCTTCCCCAAGGTTACCGTCCCAACGTTGGTGTCTGTCTCATCAACTCCGATGATCAggtttctctccctttttttttcttttcccttttttctctcactttttTTGCTACCAAATATTAATGCACCCCCTATGTGTGAGTTTGGTTGTTTTTAAatcttttgtttcttaattatgGAAGACAGTTATTATGTGTTACTATGTTACTGATCTTAATTTGTGTTATGTTCAGCTGggtttcttttatgtttctggATTTAATAAATTAACGGTTTAAATGCTGgaaaatttagtttttgtttgtttgtttttgtttttaaattctgATGTTAATTTGTCTCATTTAATTTGGTGGTTAAGATTGATTATTCTTCTCTAGCGGTTATACAAGGttgttatatttaaattcacCCACCATAAAGTAGGACTtaactgaaaaaaaatgttacagaAAGAAACACTCCCCGGTTGATATTTGTCTTTTTAAGCAAAGCGTTTTCCTTTTCTTGATTTGGAAAATTGGAAAATTGGAGGTATTACTAGGCTGGATTTAgatccatgttttttttttctgctcaACATCTTCTCGTGATTAACGAGTGTTTCTAATGAGCTTATCCAAAATGTTGTAAAATGCACACCAGCGAACTGGTATTTTGGATTTGATATTCTatggttttttatttatttttgtgtgtgtatgtattaAAGATTTTACCTTGCTGTTCAATGATTTGTTCAGCGTTTATATTCTATGGCACTATGATTTTAGCCTGTTCTTGGAATTAGAGAGgaaaatgttttgaaattataatacTTTGTTTCCTTTCCACCATAGTACAGTCCTTTCGATCGTTACATGATGATTaaccatgattttgattttgtttttcagatttttgtGGCTTCTAGGTTGAATGTCCCAGGAGCATGGCAAATGCCTCAGGTGAGCTCACGTTATATACCTTTAcctagcattttttttcttaacatgaATTCAAGTGATTTTAATAACTTATAAGTAGAAATGACTTTGACGAGAAGGCATTATATAGTGCAGAACCTTATTTTCAGAGAGCATCATGTAGTATTTCTTTGACACATTCACTAGTCAGggcatgttggtttttttagTAGATGAATACTGTTGCAAGCAATCATTACTGTTACCATAGTAGTGAGAGCTTGCTATTGCTAATGCTTTTCATtaacatccttgtctctctcctGTTGATGTTGACAACATACCAATTTTTACAATGCCAAAGACACTGTTGTGTCACATTCACATAACATAAGGAATCTTTCTATTAGTGCTGCCATATtgcttacttaaaaaaaatacttaaatgcATCGTCATTACCACTTACCATCCATTGTCCAGAACATTAAATTCCTTATGTATCTGGATTCATTTTGGCTACACATTACACTAAGCAATCATGCTTCCAAGAAGAACCTATAACCTATActattattgaaattaaatattaatctaATTTAGGTGGATAAAGGGgaggaaaagagaaaagggaggctctaaataatatttttaatttttttatattagattGATATTGTACCCTTCAAATCATTAATCAAATGCTCTgatttttatactaataatttgtGACATGTACCACTGGTATAAACCCTGCCTAATAAGGTTAATAAGTTAATTACTCTAATATTCTTACAGTTATAGTGTATGGATGGCCTTTCTACCAAAATAAAGTTTATGGATGGTCTTGTCACCTTGCACCGAAGTTCTAACTCATTGTGAAAGTGGATTCTTTGTTGATTTTGGTTATCTGTACaggattattaaaaaaatatccccTTGTTATCGCCTGtaataagtaaattatttttctatctcTATATGGTATTAAAATATTCTGATAAAATTGAATGCTCTTTTCGGGTTCTCAGGGGGGAATTGAAGATGGTGAAGAACCCAAATCTGCTGCCATTAGGGAACTTCGAGAAGAAACTGGAATAGTATCTGCTGAGATAATTGCTGAGGTTTGCTCATAATCTTAGCTCTATCTATAGATCAGTGATATCTTACAACATTCAATTAATTGAGTTCAAAGTAGTTTTACCATTGtgtaataaaatgaacaaaaacaatGTCTGAGAGCATGAAACAGAAACACCCAGAATTAGATTCAAGAGAAGCATTTATACATCTATGTCTTGGTACATTATATATAAAACACTGATCATTTTGATAACCGGGTGGATGTTGATCTTTTAATACATTTGGCCGAGCTTGTGCGTTACAGGTTCAGAAATGGTTGACATATGACTTCCCTCCTGCTGTGAAGGCTAAAGTCAATCGTCTGTGGGGAGGTGAATGGCATGGACAGGCGCAAAAGtggtgagtatttttttttaattttatttcatgtgcTTTACATAGCCATGTACTTGACATTTCAGTGCTAACTTCTGAAAATATTACCTCTAATCTAAAACTCTGGTGGTGTATCTCTATACCAAAAAATATGACCACCAAACTGGGTGAaagattaatgaaattaaatcaGTTTGGTCCATAATGCTGgttaaaacatttgaaagagTTTGTGAATGCATGAAACATTATACCAGGATAAGTGTCCAAAGAAGCCCCCTCACAACTTACATGGTTGCTAAAATATTAGCTTGGCAGTATAGAAAGCAAGATGGATGGTTGGTTTGCTTGACTttgtaaaatgaaaagaaaaagacagaTTTATGATGTAAAGTCTGAATTCAATGTGTGAAAgtttaaaacttaatttcttttctttagctGAAGCAGATGTAAGCAACTGGAAAAAAGGTCAGTCTTCAACAATCAACACAATGAAGGCTGAGAAAAGGCAAACATGAAAATCCTGAGTGTGAGTGAAGAGAGACAAATAATACCTGTGGTATTAGTATATGGAGATTACATTGTGATCCTTTTCCTAGTAAAATTGGTGTTTGTGTTTTGTGcattttttccattttgtgTGGTAGTTGTTTGATCTGGAGTTTCAGGTTTGGTGCCTGTTTTGTCAATTGTGTACTTCAATGTAGATATGAGAAACCATTGACTTTTCTCAATAGGTTTTTCATTACTCAAGCTGGATATCCTGTTTACTTATGACATGCCAATTTAGGTTAAAATACGGATAACTTAAAAATTCTTAGTGTCCCAAACTTACT
This region of Glycine max cultivar Williams 82 chromosome 7, Glycine_max_v4.0, whole genome shotgun sequence genomic DNA includes:
- the LOC100306071 gene encoding Nudix hydrolase 25-like, whose product is MEGLPQGYRPNVGVCLINSDDQIFVASRLNVPGAWQMPQGGIEDGEEPKSAAIRELREETGIVSAEIIAEVQKWLTYDFPPAVKAKVNRLWGGEWHGQAQKWFLMRLTKDDSEVNLTNGEAEPEFAEWKWADPEEVIEQAVDYKRPTYEEVIRTFKPYFQGSGISAKCKSTKW